A stretch of the Nicotiana tabacum cultivar K326 chromosome 6, ASM71507v2, whole genome shotgun sequence genome encodes the following:
- the LOC142182106 gene encoding uncharacterized protein LOC142182106: MSTKTAENMTWHWKSRREPGVMSHPSDGEVWKKFDQCHPGFAAEPRNIRLGLAADGFSPYGQMTHPYSCWPVIITPYNLPPGMCMSSPYMFLSLLIPGPKSPGKNIDLYLQPLIDELKQLWVDGVETYDSYKKQNFQMRAALMWTINDFLAYGMLSGWSTHGHLACPCCMGKSKAFHLKDGRQASFFDCHRQFLPIGHSFRRDKKSFLKGRVEHSPPSPRLSSEEVWNKVCDLPNIFDDRASDKLPGFGDQHNWTKQSIFSELPYWRTNIIRHNLDVMHIEKNVFDNIFNTLMDVKDKTEDNLKARMDVQAYYNHPELELKEHQGKILKPKAAYSLTKEQRKLVCEWVKGLRFPDGYASNLSRCVDMEDYKLSRMKSHDCHVFLERELHTYKKKAKNRARVEGSICEAYIIQEISTLSSHYFQPNVQTRLTKVTRNDDGYEVDAPDGCLSIFLHPGRLSGGKEGRYLTDDEWDAAQMYVLLNCEEVQQFVLIFEDELKRNSENISLEQIDKETNSRFAKWFETYVLNPANNITDERLKDLAFGPYK; encoded by the exons ATGTCAACAAAGACTGCTGAAAATATGACATGGCACTGGAAATCTCGTCGAGAACCTGGGGTAATGAGTCATCCAAGTGATGGAGAGGTATGGAAAAAGTTTGACCAATGCCATCCTGGCTTTGCAGCTGAGCCTCGAAATATTAGGCTTGGACTTGCAGCTGATGGGTTTAGTCCATATGGGCAGATGACCCATCCTTATTCTTGTTGGCCAGTAATCATTACACCATACAATCTTCCACCCGGAATGTGTATGAGTAGCCCGTACATGTTCTTAAGTCTTCTCATTCCTGGTCCAAAAAGCCCCGGAAAGAATATAGACTTATACTTACAACCTCTTATTGATGAATTGAAGCAATTATGGGTTGATGGGGTTGAGACTTATGACTCTTATAagaaacaaaattttcaaatgcGAGCTGCACTTATGTGGACTATCAATGACTTCCTAGcttatggaatgttgtctggatGGAGCACCCATGGTCATTTGGCATGCCCTTGTTGTATGGGAAAAAGTAAGGCATTTCACTTAAAAGATGGAAGACAAGCTTCATTTtttgattgtcatcgtcaattTTTGCCTATAGGTCATTCATTTCGCAGGGataaaaaatcatttttaaaagGAAGAGTTGAACACTCTCCTCCTTCTCCTAGGTTGTCTAGTGAAGAAGTTTGGAACAAAGTGTGTGACTTACCAAATATTTTCGATGATCGCGCCTCCGATAAGTTGCCAGGATTTGGGGATCAACATAATTGGACAAAACAAAGTATTTTCTCGGAATTGCCATATTGGCGCACAAATATTATTCGGCATAATCTCGATGTCATGCATATCGAGAAAAATGTGTTTGATAATATATTCAACACATTAATGGATGTAAAAGATAAAACGGAGGATAATTTAAAAGCTAGAATGGATGTGCAGGCTTATTACAATCATCCCGAGCTTGAATTGAAGGAGCATCAAGGGAAAATTTTGAAGCCAAAGGCAGCATATTCATTGACAAAAGAACAAAGAAAGTTGGTATGTGAATGGGTGAAAGGCTTAAGGTTTCCAGATGGTTATGCTTCCAATTTGTCTAGATGTGTAGACATGGAAGATTATAAATTATCAAGGATGAAGAGCCACGATTGTCATGTATTTCTTGAAAG GGAGTTGCACACTTACAAAAAGAAGGCAAAAAATAGAGCTCGTGTCGAGGGATCAATATGTGAAGCTTATATCATTCAAGAAATTTCAACTTTGAGTTCCCATTATTTCCAGCCTAACGTGCAGACTAGGCTTACTAAAGTTACTCGAAATGATGATGGTTATGAAGTCGATGCACCTGATGGTTGTTTGTCCATCTTTTTGCATCCAGGACGTTTGAGTGGGGGGAAAGAAGGTCGATATTTGACCGATGATGAGTGGGATGCGGCACAAATGTATGTTTTGTTAAATTGTGAGGAGGTTCAACAATTCGTCCT CATCTTTGAAGATGAATTGAAAAGGAATTCAGAAAATATTAGCCTTGAGCAAATTGATAAAGAGACAAATAGTAGATTTGCCAAGTGGTTTGAAACTTAT gTTCTTAATCCAGCTAATAACATAACTGATGAGCGGTTGAAAGACTTAGCTTTTGGTCCTTATAAGTAG